Proteins encoded by one window of Cellvibrio sp. KY-GH-1:
- a CDS encoding antiporter, whose protein sequence is MSDLKQWEPEQQTFWDSHGRAIANRNLWISIPSLLCGFAVWMQWSIITVQMLNLGFPYQAGDLFSLTAIAGLTGATLRIPASFFIRLCGGRYTIFLTTSLLMLPAIGTGLALQDQNTPFWVFQLMALLSGIGGGNFAASMSNISFFYPRKQQGLALGLNAGLGNFGVTSMQILVPLFMTFGAFGALGGDPMVLKSASGTLIGAIPAGTETWIQNAGFVWLLLLIPLAFAIWFGMNNINTAEVSPNLAGGAPRSFAIIIAMMLIGFATSALGLWLIMPASVNGSGFGIPKELVLVLVLFATVMLLKALPGTIRTSLDRQYKIFNNKHTWVMSVLYVMTFGSFIGFSAAFPLSIQVIFGFSHVPVDGVMTHNTLNPNGPSALTYAWIAPFIGALIRPVGGWVSDKFGGALVTQMCAIAMVILSIVAAYYMSMAYQSATPEQYFAPFFLVFLGLFAASGMGNGSTFCSIANIFPKEQAGPALGWTSAVAGYGAFYIPQVFGEQIKAATPEYAMLGFAVFYLVCVLLNWWFYLRKQGEFYNP, encoded by the coding sequence ATGTCTGACCTAAAACAATGGGAACCGGAACAGCAAACGTTCTGGGATTCACACGGGAGAGCAATTGCCAATCGCAATTTGTGGATCTCAATTCCAAGCTTACTCTGTGGCTTTGCCGTGTGGATGCAGTGGAGCATTATTACCGTGCAAATGCTGAACCTTGGCTTTCCCTATCAAGCAGGCGATTTATTCAGCCTAACGGCGATTGCCGGATTAACCGGAGCGACGCTGCGTATTCCAGCCAGTTTTTTTATTCGCTTGTGTGGTGGCCGCTACACCATTTTTTTAACCACCAGTTTATTGATGCTACCTGCCATTGGCACTGGTCTGGCTTTGCAGGATCAAAACACGCCATTTTGGGTGTTCCAATTAATGGCGTTGCTCTCCGGGATTGGCGGGGGTAATTTTGCAGCATCTATGTCCAACATCAGTTTTTTTTATCCTCGTAAGCAGCAAGGATTAGCGCTTGGCCTAAATGCCGGGTTAGGTAATTTCGGTGTGACCAGCATGCAAATTCTGGTACCGCTGTTTATGACCTTTGGCGCCTTTGGCGCACTGGGTGGTGACCCAATGGTGTTGAAATCTGCAAGCGGCACCTTAATTGGTGCTATTCCTGCAGGTACTGAAACCTGGATTCAAAACGCAGGGTTTGTCTGGTTACTGCTGCTCATCCCACTCGCTTTTGCGATTTGGTTTGGCATGAACAATATCAACACCGCAGAGGTTAGTCCCAATCTGGCAGGCGGAGCGCCGCGCTCTTTTGCGATCATTATCGCCATGATGTTAATTGGCTTTGCGACCTCAGCTCTGGGGCTGTGGCTCATCATGCCTGCCAGTGTCAATGGTTCCGGGTTTGGCATTCCCAAAGAGCTGGTACTGGTGTTGGTGTTATTTGCTACAGTGATGTTACTCAAAGCGCTGCCCGGAACTATTCGCACCAGCCTTGATCGTCAATACAAAATTTTTAACAACAAACACACTTGGGTAATGAGTGTATTGTACGTGATGACTTTTGGCTCATTTATTGGTTTTTCTGCTGCCTTCCCACTGTCTATTCAAGTTATTTTTGGTTTTAGTCATGTACCTGTCGATGGGGTAATGACCCACAATACCCTCAACCCGAATGGCCCAAGCGCTCTGACTTACGCGTGGATCGCTCCCTTTATTGGCGCACTCATTCGCCCGGTAGGTGGCTGGGTATCTGACAAATTTGGCGGTGCACTGGTCACGCAAATGTGTGCGATTGCCATGGTGATTTTGTCGATCGTTGCGGCTTATTACATGAGCATGGCCTATCAATCCGCAACCCCAGAACAGTATTTTGCGCCCTTCTTTTTGGTGTTCTTGGGTTTGTTTGCCGCAAGCGGGATGGGTAATGGTTCAACATTCTGTTCCATCGCCAATATTTTTCCTAAAGAGCAAGCAGGCCCAGCATTGGGCTGGACTTCTGCGGTAGCAGGTTATGGCGCATTTTATATTCCGCAGGTTTTTGGCGAACAAATCAAAGCGGCCACACCGGAATATGCGATGCTGGGTTTTGCGGTGTTTTATCTGGTGTGTGTGTTATTAAACTGGTGGTTTTATCTACGCAAACAAGGCGAGTTCTATAATCCCTGA
- the hemN gene encoding oxygen-independent coproporphyrinogen III oxidase, which yields MSHFQAPLKWDSNLIRQYDLTGPRYTSYPTAPQFHESFSTVDFNAAVARSNASGRPLSLYFHIPFCDTLCFYCGCNKVVTNNKGRAQPYLELMEREMAMQAELFDSARPVTQLHWGGGTPTFISDDEMSWLMAATRKHFILLDDDAGEYSVEIHPGRVSANTMAHLRKLGFNRVSMGVQDFDSQVQKAVNRYNSVEDVSALVAALRQQGYHSISMDLIYGLPMQTLTSVGETLNRVIELSPDRLSLFNYAHMPHLFKSQELINERDLPSAEQKLELLYMAIERLQSAGYIYVGMDHFAKPDDSLVQAQRVGKLQRNFQGYSTHGDCDLLSFGASAISAFGNVYIQNAKRVEHYQKSIDSGEIPFVKGIELTSEDLLRQFVINQLICHFNLNFAAVDNAFGLDSRSHFAKELAQLKPMIEDGLLSIDDDGIEVLNAGRLLIRRICMVFDEYLYNASTIRYSKVI from the coding sequence ATGTCGCACTTTCAAGCTCCGCTTAAATGGGATTCCAACCTAATTCGCCAGTACGATTTAACCGGCCCGCGTTATACTTCTTACCCCACGGCACCACAATTCCATGAAAGTTTTTCGACTGTTGATTTTAACGCGGCGGTTGCGCGCAGCAATGCAAGCGGAAGGCCGCTGTCGCTTTATTTCCATATTCCTTTTTGCGATACCCTTTGCTTTTATTGTGGGTGCAACAAGGTCGTTACTAACAATAAAGGCCGTGCGCAACCTTATTTGGAGCTTATGGAACGGGAAATGGCGATGCAGGCAGAGCTATTTGATTCCGCGCGACCTGTCACTCAATTGCATTGGGGTGGTGGTACTCCCACGTTTATCAGTGATGACGAAATGTCTTGGCTGATGGCTGCGACACGCAAGCACTTTATATTGCTGGATGATGACGCAGGTGAGTACTCCGTCGAGATTCATCCGGGGCGCGTGTCGGCGAATACCATGGCACATTTGCGCAAACTTGGTTTTAATCGAGTCAGTATGGGTGTACAGGACTTTGATTCTCAGGTTCAAAAAGCAGTAAATCGTTATAACAGTGTTGAAGATGTAAGTGCCTTGGTAGCGGCGCTGCGCCAACAGGGCTATCACTCGATCAGTATGGATTTAATATATGGTCTGCCGATGCAAACCTTGACCAGTGTCGGTGAAACATTAAATAGAGTGATAGAACTTTCTCCCGACCGCTTGTCATTATTTAATTATGCCCATATGCCACATCTTTTTAAGAGCCAGGAATTGATTAATGAGCGTGATCTTCCCTCAGCAGAGCAAAAACTTGAACTTTTGTATATGGCGATAGAGCGTTTGCAGAGCGCTGGGTATATTTATGTTGGCATGGATCATTTCGCAAAACCGGATGATAGTTTGGTACAAGCACAAAGAGTAGGAAAGTTACAACGAAATTTTCAGGGCTACTCCACTCATGGCGATTGCGATTTGCTCTCTTTTGGGGCTTCTGCGATTAGCGCATTCGGCAATGTCTATATACAAAATGCTAAGCGCGTTGAACATTATCAAAAATCAATTGATTCAGGTGAAATCCCTTTTGTTAAAGGTATTGAATTAACCAGCGAAGATCTGTTGCGGCAGTTTGTAATTAATCAGTTAATTTGTCATTTCAATTTGAATTTTGCTGCTGTTGATAATGCATTTGGTCTGGATTCACGCAGCCATTTTGCTAAAGAGTTAGCGCAATTAAAACCAATGATTGAAGATGGATTGCTCAGTATTGACGATGACGGAATTGAAGTTCTCAATGCAGGGCGGTTGCTTATTCGTAGAATTTGTATGGTTTTTGATGAGTATCTTTACAACGCATCAACAATTCGTTACTCCAAGGTAATTTAG
- a CDS encoding helix-turn-helix transcriptional regulator, which produces MKSSPYSPHYEKLRLWLKKQREASGLTLREASLAMGRHHSVLGKMEQDRRKIEVLEFVRYCQVLGVDPHEGLDVLIGSLQENGE; this is translated from the coding sequence ATGAAATCATCTCCTTACTCACCTCACTATGAAAAGCTACGCCTCTGGTTAAAAAAGCAGCGGGAGGCAAGTGGCTTGACGCTTCGCGAAGCATCTCTTGCAATGGGGCGGCATCATTCTGTGCTGGGCAAAATGGAACAGGATCGACGGAAAATTGAAGTGCTTGAGTTTGTGCGGTACTGCCAAGTGCTAGGGGTCGATCCTCATGAGGGACTCGATGTCCTTATTGGCTCTTTGCAAGAAAACGGCGAATAA
- a CDS encoding DEAD/DEAH box helicase gives MKLRRWQSRCVEQALVKFRNEENHFLCLATPGAGKTVMAATLAQQLLQLGMVDLVLCFSPSIIVSSDFQQALETHTHSRMDGRLGSKGQSLTYQSMLSLEEAFWALFQTHRVLVIFDEIHHCAGDNLENANAWGQTIIQHIQGRAAYTIALTGTPWRSDRIPIALSSYCQHNKIRCDFIYGMAQAIQENVCRAPSITLVDNDRIIVKRGDTTERYSSFAELLKLSDCSYQQLIDNDALIVYLLKQSSKKLMQLRKQHQDAGGLIVAASVEHAYKIATLLERHLGQRACVATYLDEDAHGAINSFRKSTQPWIISVGMVSEGTNIPRLRVCCHVTRVKTELHFRQVLGRVLRMGDIPGESYLYLPAEPNLVEYANRVAEEIPESATIRRDTMPNNDDEQSLAIKLQEPSHTEEITEIIFENMPVGEPQTSIDDPQAIHISMLAQSYETTINVFGRFRQELLQLHQLYAHESSSPL, from the coding sequence ATGAAGTTAAGGCGCTGGCAATCCAGGTGCGTTGAACAGGCTCTGGTGAAATTCAGAAACGAAGAGAACCACTTCCTGTGCCTTGCCACCCCGGGTGCGGGCAAGACAGTCATGGCGGCAACCTTGGCGCAGCAGCTTTTACAGCTAGGCATGGTCGATTTGGTGCTTTGCTTTTCGCCCTCCATCATTGTGTCTTCCGATTTCCAGCAAGCACTGGAAACCCATACTCATTCCCGAATGGATGGGCGTCTCGGTTCAAAGGGGCAATCGTTGACCTATCAATCAATGCTGAGCCTGGAAGAGGCTTTTTGGGCATTATTCCAAACGCATCGTGTTTTGGTGATTTTTGATGAGATCCATCACTGCGCGGGTGATAACCTTGAGAATGCCAATGCCTGGGGGCAAACCATCATCCAACATATTCAGGGGCGCGCGGCGTATACCATTGCCTTGACCGGCACGCCCTGGCGCTCCGACCGCATCCCCATTGCGTTATCCAGTTACTGTCAGCACAACAAAATCCGCTGTGATTTTATTTACGGAATGGCGCAGGCTATCCAGGAGAATGTATGTCGCGCACCCAGCATCACGCTGGTGGACAATGACCGCATCATCGTAAAACGCGGCGATACCACGGAGAGATATTCATCTTTTGCAGAGCTACTTAAGTTGTCAGATTGCTCCTACCAACAATTGATTGATAACGATGCTCTGATTGTGTATTTGTTAAAACAATCTTCCAAAAAGTTGATGCAGCTTCGCAAGCAACATCAGGATGCGGGCGGTCTTATCGTCGCGGCATCGGTAGAGCATGCCTATAAGATTGCAACGCTACTGGAGCGTCACTTGGGACAACGTGCTTGTGTCGCCACCTATTTGGACGAAGATGCCCACGGTGCAATTAATTCCTTTAGAAAGAGCACCCAACCCTGGATTATCTCTGTAGGAATGGTCAGCGAAGGTACCAACATTCCACGGCTGCGCGTGTGCTGCCACGTGACCCGAGTTAAAACAGAATTGCATTTTCGGCAGGTATTGGGGCGGGTTTTACGTATGGGAGATATTCCCGGTGAAAGTTATTTGTATCTACCGGCTGAACCTAATCTAGTGGAATACGCAAATCGTGTCGCAGAAGAAATACCGGAATCTGCAACTATCAGACGCGACACTATGCCGAATAATGACGATGAGCAGTCTCTAGCCATCAAGCTACAAGAACCATCACATACCGAAGAAATAACAGAAATTATTTTTGAAAATATGCCTGTAGGTGAGCCACAAACCAGCATAGATGATCCGCAAGCCATTCACATTTCCATGCTGGCACAATCCTATGAAACTACCATCAATGTATTTGGCCGATTTCGGCAAGAATTGCTGCAATTGCATCAACTTTATGCGCACGAATCCAGCAGCCCCCTATAA
- a CDS encoding site-specific integrase, protein MATVDQYINAATRDNTRKSYQSAIEHYEVQWGGFLPATADSIARYLADYADVLAISTLKLRLAAIAQWHLDQGFPDPTKSPIVKKVMKGIQALHPSRPQQAQPLAISQLECIDEWLEQQLEDTTSREKQLRILRDRAILLLGFWRGFRSDELSRLRIEHLELHPDEGMALYLPHTKTDHSGATFKAPALQRLCPVVACQSWLITSGLTQGPLFPSINRWGQISADSMHPTSFITLLRNLIKLAGIANSDQFSSHSLRRGFATWATANGWDLKTTMEYIGWKDVRSAMRYIDTNPFAVTSLALPS, encoded by the coding sequence ATGGCTACCGTAGACCAGTACATAAATGCCGCCACGCGTGACAACACGCGAAAGAGCTACCAATCTGCAATTGAGCATTATGAAGTTCAATGGGGTGGCTTTTTGCCCGCAACGGCAGATTCCATAGCGCGGTACCTGGCTGATTACGCCGATGTACTGGCAATCAGTACATTAAAACTTCGATTGGCAGCGATTGCTCAATGGCATTTGGATCAAGGCTTCCCCGATCCAACCAAAAGCCCGATAGTTAAAAAGGTGATGAAAGGCATCCAGGCGTTGCATCCATCCCGGCCTCAACAAGCCCAACCTCTGGCAATCAGCCAATTGGAATGCATTGATGAATGGCTCGAACAACAACTTGAAGACACTACGAGCAGGGAGAAACAACTCAGAATTCTTCGTGATCGGGCGATTCTTCTCCTCGGATTCTGGCGGGGTTTTCGCAGTGATGAGCTAAGCAGGTTACGTATTGAGCACCTTGAGTTGCATCCAGATGAAGGTATGGCGCTTTATCTGCCACACACCAAAACGGACCACTCGGGGGCGACATTTAAAGCACCGGCCTTGCAGCGATTATGTCCAGTCGTCGCCTGCCAGTCATGGCTCATAACCTCTGGCCTGACACAAGGTCCGCTATTTCCATCCATTAACCGGTGGGGTCAAATAAGTGCTGACTCCATGCATCCAACAAGTTTCATCACGTTACTGCGGAACCTGATTAAGCTGGCCGGAATTGCGAATTCCGATCAGTTTTCCAGTCATTCGCTGCGCCGGGGATTCGCCACTTGGGCGACGGCCAACGGCTGGGATCTGAAAACCACTATGGAATATATTGGCTGGAAAGATGTCCGGTCTGCCATGCGTTATATCGACACCAATCCGTTCGCCGTCACCTCGCTCGCCTTGCCGTCATAA
- a CDS encoding SprT-like domain-containing protein, producing MTARATFDTYDTILNAYDYFNAALFGGQLPEVIITYHRQRKVMGYASIGRWVNAQRQYVDELAVNPEYFAKYPLIEICQTLCHEMAHIWQAHFGKPGRRGYHNIEWAKRMTRIGLMPSATGLPGGEKTGEWMMDYVIYEGAFHRSCQALLAKGFILPWVDRYPVFRLEVPVLAYDDKGRAIELDAKLNAKNSSKMLAAKSSQAIASMTSEALISLDVQEETLRPQPAHWEGIFERDTNDESEQHLLQEILSSKPRAKSGRIKYCCKSCHIQVWGKPGLNIDCADCKQRMQAET from the coding sequence ATGACGGCGAGAGCGACTTTCGATACTTACGATACGATATTGAATGCGTACGATTACTTTAACGCAGCGCTGTTTGGCGGACAACTGCCGGAAGTGATTATTACCTATCATCGTCAACGCAAAGTCATGGGTTACGCCTCAATTGGCCGCTGGGTGAATGCGCAACGCCAGTACGTGGACGAACTAGCAGTCAACCCTGAATACTTCGCTAAATACCCCTTGATCGAAATATGCCAAACCCTTTGCCACGAGATGGCTCATATTTGGCAGGCTCACTTTGGCAAACCCGGACGGCGTGGATATCACAATATAGAGTGGGCCAAGCGAATGACCCGCATTGGGTTGATGCCATCAGCTACCGGTCTTCCGGGTGGTGAAAAGACCGGCGAATGGATGATGGATTATGTCATTTACGAGGGGGCATTCCACCGCAGCTGCCAAGCATTGCTGGCCAAAGGCTTTATTTTGCCTTGGGTAGATCGCTACCCAGTCTTCCGTCTAGAGGTACCGGTACTGGCCTATGACGATAAAGGGCGGGCTATCGAACTGGATGCCAAACTCAATGCGAAAAACAGCAGCAAAATGCTGGCAGCAAAATCCTCCCAAGCAATTGCTTCAATGACAAGTGAGGCTCTGATATCACTCGATGTACAGGAAGAAACGTTGCGCCCTCAACCAGCCCATTGGGAAGGGATCTTTGAGCGTGATACTAACGATGAGTCGGAACAGCACTTATTACAAGAGATATTGAGCTCAAAGCCCCGCGCTAAGTCAGGCCGAATAAAATACTGCTGCAAAAGCTGCCATATACAAGTATGGGGTAAGCCTGGGCTCAATATTGACTGCGCAGACTGTAAGCAGCGTATGCAAGCAGAGACTTAG
- a CDS encoding Tn3 family transposase: MYDKFDNQSFHDNPPTFKASDRKRYFYVDEKFGHTLLAKVRGDDNKVFLTVAYGYFRATGQFFDTAIQADIDYVATKFKLTGSFSWSDYRPNTRDRHRQSIRNLLGYSLFDIKRLDGLQTLIRNSSRSQKSPARCFEDVSRWLFGHKIETPNFATLSKTIDDLYSNHLSEQVSKVNHYLRKDDKHALDQLLEKPEDANDQWQPHRVTLLKKFNQSIRAMKVKENIESFDLLQPLYNFTKPVIDQLDFTQDGLKRFASQVQKKQIFQLKRLKDPQRYLLLSAFIVHQFRQLEDTLTETFLAATTSVRNEADRKAKEEYFLQRNTQTEHTQLLVKDTQNLVKVVSDLRETLENPMLDDSEKVTQSKKIIAAESLSEGEISIHVGDVQEDLNKVSGQALTMKHYEEASLKLQRKCNDILLRLELSCDTSGEVLNNAIQRFKQAKGQIDNKFPIDFMTKSEQAFVKNDNVINKPLYKVLLFMYIADAIKRDSLSVVDSYRYRKLDKYLISPERWAADRAYLLAQAKMEDFSDAQQVLDDLELQLDAQFKETNEHLKENKNEYIEADGAGGYRLTSERNTSAATFALDEKLDIELLPEDMQISIVEAMHTVNQATNFLDEFEHIDHRYLKDRPENRNFYACIIGLGAHIGTKRIARNSPAIKKSILESTSTAYFSLENAQRASDAIIRFVNKLPLSQLYRSEYGMQTSSDGQKWTVSKDSFNANYSFKYGGKDMVVSEYSFIDARGLFPHSTVISGSEREAHYMIDGLLKNETVKSDMHSTDTHGYTEAVFGMTYLLKFSFAPRIKNVHRQQLYSGKYPSVYKQKDYLILPAKRFDRKLLEKHWEDILRLVASIKLGEVSASQIFKRLNSYSADENSLYSALKEFGRIPKSLYILRYVDDVDLRAAVHKQLNKGESGNRLNKALAIGRLEYSQTLKDDQELAECCKRILKNVVVCWNFMYVSQLLMRAKTDAERTAILKKVKTSSLLAWEHFIFHGEFDFSDAKLQDSQKFDFKGMVNPSLIKGMDDEESPNI, translated from the coding sequence ATGTACGATAAATTCGACAACCAATCATTTCACGATAATCCTCCCACATTCAAAGCCTCGGATCGAAAGCGATATTTTTACGTCGATGAAAAATTCGGGCACACCCTGTTGGCCAAAGTCCGGGGCGATGACAATAAAGTTTTTCTCACCGTCGCTTACGGATATTTCCGTGCCACAGGGCAGTTTTTCGATACAGCCATTCAAGCGGACATCGATTACGTCGCTACAAAATTTAAGTTAACGGGCTCGTTCAGCTGGTCAGACTATCGCCCTAATACTAGGGATCGTCATCGGCAGTCGATTCGTAATCTGTTGGGCTATTCGTTATTTGATATTAAGAGGCTTGATGGGCTGCAAACGCTCATCAGAAATTCCTCACGCAGCCAAAAAAGTCCTGCACGCTGCTTTGAGGATGTGAGTCGATGGTTGTTTGGTCACAAAATCGAAACCCCAAACTTCGCGACACTTAGCAAAACCATCGATGACCTCTACAGTAATCACTTGAGTGAACAAGTCAGCAAAGTGAACCATTATCTTCGCAAGGATGACAAGCACGCGCTCGATCAATTACTGGAGAAACCGGAAGATGCCAATGACCAATGGCAGCCACACCGCGTTACTTTGCTGAAGAAATTCAACCAGTCGATTCGTGCGATGAAAGTGAAGGAGAACATTGAATCCTTCGACCTTTTGCAACCCCTATACAACTTCACAAAACCTGTTATTGACCAACTCGATTTCACCCAAGATGGACTTAAACGGTTTGCATCCCAGGTGCAGAAAAAGCAAATCTTTCAGCTAAAACGCCTAAAAGACCCGCAGCGTTATCTATTGCTTTCAGCGTTCATTGTCCATCAGTTTCGACAATTGGAGGATACCCTCACTGAAACATTCTTGGCGGCCACAACATCCGTTCGCAATGAAGCTGACCGTAAAGCCAAGGAGGAATATTTTTTACAGCGCAACACTCAAACTGAACATACCCAATTATTAGTGAAAGATACCCAGAATTTGGTGAAGGTCGTATCTGATCTACGCGAGACTCTCGAAAACCCGATGCTTGATGACAGTGAAAAAGTCACGCAAAGCAAAAAAATCATTGCGGCCGAATCGCTCTCCGAGGGTGAAATTAGCATTCATGTTGGCGATGTTCAGGAAGATCTGAATAAAGTTAGCGGCCAAGCATTGACCATGAAGCACTACGAAGAAGCATCCTTAAAACTACAGCGAAAATGCAATGATATTTTGCTGCGTTTGGAGCTTAGCTGTGATACCAGCGGCGAAGTACTCAACAATGCGATACAGCGTTTCAAACAAGCCAAAGGGCAAATTGACAATAAATTTCCTATCGACTTTATGACTAAATCTGAACAGGCGTTTGTCAAAAACGACAACGTCATTAATAAACCCTTGTATAAGGTTTTGTTGTTCATGTATATCGCGGATGCCATCAAGCGAGACTCACTGTCAGTGGTTGATTCGTATCGCTACAGAAAGCTGGATAAATACCTTATCTCTCCAGAACGTTGGGCGGCAGATCGCGCGTATTTGTTGGCGCAAGCAAAAATGGAGGATTTTAGCGATGCCCAACAGGTGCTAGACGATCTCGAATTGCAGCTTGACGCTCAATTTAAGGAAACTAATGAACATTTGAAGGAAAACAAAAACGAGTATATTGAAGCAGATGGTGCTGGCGGCTACAGACTTACATCGGAGCGAAATACCAGTGCTGCAACTTTTGCGCTGGATGAGAAACTGGATATAGAACTGCTGCCCGAAGATATGCAGATATCAATTGTCGAAGCCATGCATACAGTGAATCAAGCAACAAATTTTCTTGATGAGTTTGAACATATTGACCATCGGTATTTAAAAGATCGACCAGAGAACCGAAATTTTTATGCTTGCATTATCGGACTTGGTGCTCACATTGGAACAAAAAGAATAGCCAGAAATTCCCCTGCAATAAAAAAGTCAATACTTGAATCAACATCCACGGCCTATTTCAGTCTGGAAAATGCACAGCGAGCCAGTGATGCGATCATCCGCTTTGTCAATAAACTGCCACTGTCGCAATTGTATCGGTCAGAGTATGGGATGCAGACATCCAGTGATGGCCAAAAATGGACCGTTAGTAAAGACTCTTTTAATGCAAACTATTCCTTCAAATATGGAGGGAAGGACATGGTCGTATCAGAGTACTCGTTTATAGATGCGCGCGGCCTCTTTCCTCATTCAACAGTTATTAGCGGCTCCGAGCGAGAAGCGCACTACATGATTGATGGGTTGCTAAAAAATGAAACCGTAAAATCAGACATGCACTCAACGGATACGCACGGATATACCGAAGCAGTATTTGGGATGACTTATTTACTAAAATTTTCGTTTGCACCAAGAATTAAAAATGTGCATAGGCAGCAGCTTTATTCCGGTAAATATCCCTCAGTGTACAAGCAGAAGGACTATTTGATTCTTCCGGCAAAACGTTTTGATCGCAAACTTTTGGAAAAACACTGGGAAGATATACTTCGGCTTGTAGCGTCAATCAAGCTGGGTGAGGTTTCAGCATCGCAAATCTTTAAACGACTAAATTCTTATTCCGCTGATGAAAATTCGCTTTATTCTGCGTTAAAAGAATTCGGAAGAATCCCCAAATCACTGTACATATTGCGATATGTCGATGATGTAGATCTCCGTGCTGCCGTCCATAAACAATTAAACAAAGGTGAGTCCGGCAATCGTCTCAATAAGGCTCTTGCCATAGGCCGTCTGGAGTACAGCCAAACATTAAAGGACGACCAAGAACTGGCAGAATGCTGCAAGCGTATCCTAAAAAATGTTGTTGTCTGCTGGAATTTTATGTACGTATCGCAACTGCTCATGCGCGCCAAGACAGATGCCGAACGCACTGCAATACTCAAGAAGGTGAAAACCTCATCATTATTAGCGTGGGAACATTTTATCTTTCACGGTGAGTTTGACTTCTCTGACGCCAAGCTACAGGACTCCCAAAAGTTTGACTTTAAGGGGATGGTAAATCCGAGCTTGATAAAGGGAATGGATGATGAGGAATCTCCAAATATATAG